Proteins encoded in a region of the Anopheles aquasalis chromosome 2, idAnoAquaMG_Q_19, whole genome shotgun sequence genome:
- the LOC126571996 gene encoding protein prenyltransferase alpha subunit repeat-containing protein 1, translated as MGQDEEDAAFCEKIINEIDAVFVRDPELVGFEIIPMPLNQNKSPVIHVEHNLGLQSWCVPFIYTYAHRLILRYRNEWLLSNTLPTGCGSGCWSATDKGKLSMGGGSAGNGAGSSLHGNSSSGSGSGSTSGALAIIKYLNCAILINPDVATFWNLRRQLFAKNRLDISKEFHFSTLVLSKKPKSNEAFAYRRWLYLFQSCDAIDWSFEISLCEKCADKSTTNYHAWSHRQWVLMKDPQLLRYEVYKTEKFIRKHIHDYSCYNHRQFVLERMFEQCYYDADDDEEGDVDSGADEADEGAMVIGRRRRKYGALCSLIESLTGTGVPYAQDFSLSVRNLLCYLLPALATKDLDQLNQLHVQTFLFCANAAAYDLRMCEELSALHSPSQALVNHRRSMVKFLIEKLRLAPAWLVKATNEPQASPTFQQPLSKMTRLDADADDGPLLRALQAEELRRTVGDPRHAQWCSSFLGIQ; from the exons GGTTGGCTTCGAAATCATACCCATGCCTTTGAACCAAAACAAGTCGCCCGTAATCCACGTAGAGCACAATCTGGGACTGCAATCGTGGTGCGTTCCGTTCATTTACACCTACGCCCATCGCTTGATTCTGCGATACCGCAACGAGTGGCTGCTCTCGAACACGCTGCCCACCGGGTGTGGTTCCGGTTGTTGGAGTGCCACCGACAAGGGAAAGCTATCGATGGGTGGTGGGAGCGCTGGTAACGGAGCCGGAAGCTCACTCCACGGCAACAGTAGTAGTGGCAGCGGTAGTGGCAGTACCAGTGGAGCCCTTGCTATCATCAAGTATCTCAACTGTGCCATACTGATCAATCCGGATGTGGCCACATTCTGGAACCTGCGTCGACAACTGTTTGCCAAGAATCGGCTCGATATCTCCAAAGAGTTCCACTTCTCCACCCTAGTGCTAAGCAAGAAGCCCAAGTCAAATGAAGCGTTCGCATACCGACGATGGTTGTACCTGTTTCAAA GTTGCGACGCGATCGACTGGTCGTTCGAGATTAGCCTGTGCGAGAAGTGTGCGGACAAGAGCACCACGAACTATCACGCCTGGAGCCACCGGCAGTGGGTGCTGATGAAGGACCCGCAGCTGCTCCGGTATGAGGTGTACAAAACGGAGAAATTCATCCGGAAGCACATTCACGATTACAGCTGCTACAACCATCGGCAGTTCGTGCTGGAACGGATGTTCGAACAGTGCTACTacgatgcagatgatgatgaagaagggGACGTCGACAGTGGTGCCGATGAGGCTGACGAGGGTGCTATGGTGATTGGTCGAAGGCGCCGCAAGTATGGTGCCCTCTGCAGTCTCATCGAATCGCTCACGGGCACGGGTGTGCCCTATGCGCAAGATTTCTCATTGTCGGTGCGTAATCTGCTCTGCTACCTGTTACCTGCACTCGCTACCAAAGACCTTGATCAGCTGAATCAGCTGCACGTGCAAACGTTCCTCTTTTGCGCCAACGCTGCGGCCTACGATTTGCGAATGTGCGAAGAGCTGAGCGCTCTGCACAGTCCCTCGCAGGCACTGGTCAACCATCGGAGGTCTATGGTGAAGTTTCTGATCGAGAAGCTACGCCTAGCGCCGGCTTGGCTGGTGAAGGCTACGAATGAGCCACAGGCTAGCCCAACATTTCAACAGCCACTGTCGAAAATGACGCGCCTCGATGCGGACGCCGATGATGGGCCACTACTGCGGGCACTACAGGCCGAGGAACTGCGCCGTACAGTCGGCGATCCACGGCACGCACaatggtgcagcagcttcctGGGGATCCAGTAA